A genomic region of Chryseobacterium sp. KACC 21268 contains the following coding sequences:
- a CDS encoding PglZ domain-containing protein, whose product MSGKILWIDDEVDLLKPHIVFLENKGYTVTPVNNVNEALELIEKQKFVLTLLDENMPGISGLEAIPMIKEKDNAIKIVMVTKSEEEHIMEQAIGSQIEDYILKPVNPNQVLLSLKKILQSESLVEQKTIVDYQQEFRNLSMELSYLRTYQDWAEYYKKILNWEVKFDKVSDNEFADLLQNQKEEANIQFSKFIENNYEDWLHGNDKPMMSHTLFKDKVKPEVENDKVLLLMVDNLRYDQWKVIEPLFTKFYNKTSEDYYFSILPTATQYARNSFFAGLMPSEIEKRFPNNWFNDNEEGNKNEFERDFLEDQMKRLGLSSKSMKYLKILNSDFEKKILEDFNQHKNNDLLVIVYNFIDILSHAKTDNNIVNQLIRDDKTFRSLTYNWFENSSLLKIIKLAAESGFKLVITTDHGTIYVKKPSKVVGDRETSTNIRYKTGRSLTYEDKDVWAVNDPGKLFLPKGNLSSKYIFAKNNIFLAYPKNYNHFVNYYKETYQHGGISLEEVIIPISILEPK is encoded by the coding sequence ATGTCAGGAAAAATTTTATGGATCGATGATGAAGTAGACCTTCTCAAACCTCATATTGTCTTTTTGGAAAACAAAGGTTACACGGTAACGCCCGTGAACAACGTGAATGAGGCTTTGGAATTGATAGAAAAACAAAAATTTGTGCTGACACTTCTGGACGAAAATATGCCTGGGATCTCTGGTCTGGAAGCGATTCCAATGATCAAAGAAAAAGATAACGCGATCAAGATCGTGATGGTCACCAAAAGTGAGGAAGAACACATTATGGAACAAGCAATCGGGTCACAAATCGAGGATTATATCTTGAAACCTGTAAATCCAAATCAGGTCCTTTTATCACTCAAAAAAATCCTTCAAAGTGAATCTCTTGTTGAGCAAAAAACAATCGTTGATTATCAGCAGGAATTCAGAAATCTGAGTATGGAATTGTCTTATTTGAGAACTTATCAAGATTGGGCGGAATATTATAAAAAGATTCTGAATTGGGAAGTAAAATTCGATAAAGTCTCCGATAACGAGTTCGCCGATCTGCTTCAAAATCAAAAAGAAGAAGCGAACATCCAATTCTCGAAATTCATAGAAAATAACTACGAAGACTGGCTTCACGGCAACGATAAACCTATGATGAGCCACACGCTTTTCAAAGACAAAGTGAAACCAGAGGTAGAGAACGACAAAGTCCTTCTTTTGATGGTCGACAACTTGAGATACGACCAGTGGAAAGTGATAGAACCATTATTTACCAAGTTCTACAACAAAACTTCCGAAGATTATTATTTCAGCATTTTGCCAACGGCGACGCAATATGCGCGTAACTCATTCTTCGCAGGATTGATGCCATCAGAAATCGAGAAAAGATTTCCTAATAATTGGTTCAATGACAACGAAGAAGGCAACAAAAACGAATTCGAAAGAGACTTCCTGGAAGACCAAATGAAACGTTTGGGACTATCCAGCAAATCGATGAAATATCTGAAAATCCTAAACTCAGACTTCGAAAAAAAGATTTTAGAGGATTTCAATCAGCACAAGAACAATGACCTGTTAGTGATTGTTTACAACTTCATCGATATTTTGTCCCACGCAAAAACCGATAATAATATTGTAAATCAATTAATTAGAGACGATAAAACCTTCAGGTCGCTCACCTACAACTGGTTCGAGAACTCGTCATTGCTGAAAATCATCAAGTTGGCCGCAGAAAGTGGATTCAAATTGGTGATCACGACCGATCACGGCACAATTTATGTTAAAAAACCTAGTAAGGTAGTTGGCGACAGAGAAACCTCCACCAACATCCGATACAAGACCGGACGAAGTTTGACCTACGAGGACAAAGACGTTTGGGCGGTGAACGACCCAGGGAAACTCTTTCTACCAAAGGGAAATCTAAGTTCAAAATATATATTTGCGAAGAATAATATATTCCTAGCATACCCAAAAAACTATAATCACTTTGTGAATTATTACAAAGAAACTTATCAGCACGGTGGGATTTCCCTCGAGGAGGTCATCATCCCGATAAGCATATTAGAACCCAAATAG
- a CDS encoding exodeoxyribonuclease III gives MKIISYNVNGIRAAFTKDFLGWLNVASPDVICIQESKAGNDQIDIESLEKAGYHSYWHSAVKKGYSGVGIASKVKPNHVESGCGIESYDNEGRIIRADFDGFSVISVYVPSASNIERLEFKMQFCFDFLEYIKELRKTIPNLIISGDFNICHQTIDIHNPIGLANTSGFLPMEREWMTKFMNENSLTDSFRHFNDQPDQYSWWSYRAGSRARNKGWRLDYNFVSEPLKEKMTRAVILPEVKHSDHCPVMVELSI, from the coding sequence ATGAAAATCATTTCCTACAACGTCAACGGAATTCGGGCTGCTTTTACAAAAGATTTCCTCGGCTGGCTTAATGTCGCTAGTCCGGACGTCATCTGCATTCAGGAAAGCAAGGCAGGAAATGACCAAATTGATATCGAAAGTCTGGAAAAAGCAGGCTATCACAGTTACTGGCATTCTGCGGTGAAGAAAGGTTACAGCGGCGTAGGAATCGCTTCCAAGGTAAAACCAAACCACGTAGAATCCGGTTGCGGCATTGAAAGTTATGACAACGAAGGCAGGATTATCCGGGCAGATTTTGACGGCTTTTCGGTGATTTCTGTTTACGTTCCGTCCGCTTCAAACATCGAGAGATTGGAATTCAAGATGCAGTTTTGCTTTGACTTTTTAGAATACATCAAAGAACTCAGAAAAACCATCCCGAATCTCATCATCAGTGGCGATTTCAACATCTGTCATCAGACGATTGATATTCACAATCCAATTGGTTTAGCAAATACTTCCGGATTTCTCCCGATGGAACGCGAATGGATGACCAAGTTTATGAATGAAAATAGTTTGACAGACAGTTTCCGGCATTTCAATGACCAGCCGGACCAATATTCCTGGTGGAGTTACAGAGCTGGTTCCAGAGCAAGGAACAAAGGTTGGCGTTTGGATTACAACTTCGTCTCCGAACCTTTGAAAGAAAAAATGACCAGAGCGGTGATCCTCCCAGAGGTCAAACATTCCGATCATTGTCCTGTGATGGTGGAACTATCAATATAA
- a CDS encoding trimeric intracellular cation channel family protein translates to MHEQFNLIIEILGTISFSMSGSFAAMQKRLDPFGVLIIAFVTSVGGGTVRDLLLDVPVFWMTDLLTFVLILTTCVFTMIFKSIEKNFKVTLFIFDSFGLGLFTIIGIQKGLSLGFHPLICLTLGTITGCFGGIIRDILLNRIPLIFRKEIYATACIVGGGTFLLLSKYSILSYTLVQIFTILLIVSIRTLAVKYHWRIPKFYGYESNQEM, encoded by the coding sequence GTGCACGAGCAATTCAATCTTATCATAGAAATCTTAGGAACCATTTCTTTCTCGATGTCGGGCAGTTTTGCCGCGATGCAGAAACGCTTGGATCCTTTTGGTGTTTTGATCATTGCCTTTGTGACGTCTGTTGGTGGTGGAACTGTGAGAGATCTGCTGCTGGATGTTCCTGTTTTTTGGATGACCGACCTTTTGACGTTTGTATTGATCCTGACGACTTGTGTGTTCACGATGATCTTCAAATCAATTGAGAAGAATTTCAAGGTGACGCTGTTTATCTTCGATAGTTTTGGGTTGGGATTGTTTACGATCATTGGGATCCAAAAAGGATTGAGTTTAGGTTTTCATCCTTTGATCTGTCTGACATTGGGAACCATCACGGGTTGTTTCGGTGGGATCATCCGTGATATTTTGTTGAACAGAATTCCATTGATCTTTCGAAAGGAGATATACGCCACGGCTTGTATCGTAGGTGGAGGAACATTTTTACTGTTGTCGAAATATTCGATCTTGTCTTATACGCTCGTTCAGATCTTTACGATTCTTCTGATTGTTTCTATCAGGACCTTGGCTGTGAAATATCATTGGAGAATTCCGAAATTCTATGGCTACGAAAGTAATCAGGAAATGTAA
- a CDS encoding DUF2892 domain-containing protein, with the protein MNKYIKFVVAAVIIALGVYLMFNRNFGWGIVLVILSAIPIALFFKNENILLAFWQLRKQNMEKASKFLSNITNYQSQLHKSQYGYFHYLQALTTAQDNPQKTEGLMKKALDYGLNMKHDRAMAKLNLAASALAKGRKSEAQKLLEEAKQLDSAGMMTDQIKMIKDQMKMPTMQKHMHNPHMRQRGKF; encoded by the coding sequence ATGAACAAATACATAAAATTTGTAGTTGCTGCAGTCATTATCGCTTTGGGCGTTTATTTGATGTTCAACCGAAACTTTGGCTGGGGCATCGTTTTGGTGATTCTATCTGCGATTCCAATTGCGCTTTTCTTCAAAAACGAAAATATTCTTTTGGCATTTTGGCAACTCAGAAAACAGAATATGGAAAAAGCTTCAAAATTTTTATCCAATATCACCAATTACCAATCTCAGCTTCACAAAAGCCAATACGGTTATTTCCACTATCTGCAGGCTTTGACAACCGCTCAGGACAATCCTCAAAAAACAGAAGGATTGATGAAAAAAGCGCTGGATTACGGCCTGAATATGAAGCACGACCGCGCAATGGCAAAACTCAACCTTGCCGCATCAGCTCTTGCAAAAGGCAGAAAATCTGAAGCTCAAAAATTACTGGAAGAAGCAAAACAATTAGATTCTGCAGGTATGATGACCGATCAGATCAAAATGATCAAAGACCAAATGAAAATGCCAACGATGCAGAAGCATATGCACAATCCTCATATGAGACAAAGAGGAAAATTCTAA
- the uvrC gene encoding excinuclease ABC subunit UvrC produces the protein MNPNLELQLKTLPSEPGVYRYYDKNDQLLYVGKAKHLNKRVLSYFNKNQNGYRTRIMVSKIHRLETTVVNSEYDALLLENNLIKAHQPFYNVMLKDDKTYPWICIKNEDFPRIFLTRTKIKDGSEYFGPYAKVKPARVLLDTIKNLYKIRTCNLNLAPTKIAEGKYRVCLEYHIKNCNGPCEDLESKEDYDEKVEAIRGIIKGDFRFAKKYLEERMFRFASNLEFEKAQMIKNNIESLENYQEKHTVVNPSIDDVDVFGMTSDETAAYVNYFKIRNGSIVQSFTTEIKKVLEESDEDMLEEALVEIRQKFDSTSKEILIPFHLGLEIPNVKLIVPKVGDKKRIVELSEKNAKEYRLEKLKQVQIIDPERHTNRIMAEMQKLLRMPVEPRHIEGFDNSNIQGTNPVSACVVFKDGKPSKADYRIFHPKTVVGPDDFKTMEEVIYRRYRRLLEEGEPLPQLILIDGGKGQLSSAVKSLKLLGLYGKITIIGIAKRLEEIYFPEDSIPLYIDKKAETLKILQRVRDEAHRFGVKHHRTRRTNSTIKSELEQIPGVGPKSIEMLLTKLKSVKRIKEADIVTLEEILGKVKAKVVWEFFNS, from the coding sequence GTGAATCCCAACTTAGAACTTCAGCTCAAAACACTTCCATCGGAACCAGGCGTTTATCGTTATTATGATAAGAACGACCAGCTTTTGTATGTCGGAAAGGCAAAACATCTCAACAAAAGAGTCCTCTCCTACTTCAACAAAAATCAAAATGGTTACCGAACCAGAATAATGGTTTCGAAGATTCATAGATTGGAAACAACCGTTGTGAACAGCGAATACGACGCACTTTTATTGGAAAACAATCTCATAAAAGCGCATCAGCCATTCTACAACGTGATGCTGAAAGATGACAAAACCTATCCTTGGATTTGCATCAAGAATGAAGATTTTCCAAGAATATTTTTGACCCGAACCAAAATAAAAGACGGCTCCGAATATTTTGGACCTTACGCCAAAGTAAAACCAGCTAGAGTTCTGCTTGATACGATTAAGAATCTTTATAAAATAAGAACGTGTAATCTGAATCTTGCTCCAACTAAAATTGCTGAAGGAAAATACAGAGTTTGTCTGGAATATCACATCAAAAACTGCAACGGACCTTGTGAAGATTTGGAATCTAAGGAAGATTACGATGAAAAAGTAGAGGCGATAAGAGGAATTATCAAAGGTGATTTCCGCTTTGCAAAGAAATATCTGGAAGAAAGAATGTTCCGTTTCGCATCGAATCTTGAGTTTGAAAAGGCTCAGATGATTAAGAATAATATCGAGTCTCTCGAAAATTATCAGGAAAAACATACCGTCGTGAATCCAAGCATCGATGATGTTGATGTTTTCGGTATGACGAGCGATGAAACGGCGGCTTACGTTAATTATTTTAAAATCAGAAATGGCTCCATCGTTCAAAGTTTTACGACCGAAATCAAGAAAGTTTTAGAGGAAAGCGATGAAGATATGTTGGAGGAAGCTCTGGTGGAAATTCGTCAGAAATTTGATTCCACCTCCAAAGAGATTTTGATTCCCTTTCATCTCGGTTTGGAAATCCCGAATGTCAAATTGATTGTCCCAAAAGTCGGCGACAAAAAAAGAATCGTAGAACTTTCCGAGAAAAATGCGAAGGAATACAGACTTGAAAAACTAAAGCAAGTCCAAATCATCGACCCAGAAAGACACACCAACCGAATAATGGCAGAAATGCAAAAACTCCTAAGAATGCCCGTTGAGCCCAGACATATTGAAGGTTTTGACAACTCGAATATTCAGGGAACCAATCCTGTTTCGGCGTGTGTGGTTTTCAAAGACGGGAAACCGAGCAAAGCGGACTACAGAATTTTCCATCCGAAAACCGTGGTTGGTCCTGATGATTTCAAAACGATGGAAGAAGTCATCTATCGCCGTTATCGAAGATTGCTGGAAGAAGGCGAACCTTTGCCACAACTCATTCTAATTGATGGTGGAAAAGGACAATTGTCTTCGGCAGTCAAAAGCTTGAAACTACTCGGACTTTACGGAAAAATCACAATTATCGGGATTGCAAAACGTCTGGAGGAAATATATTTCCCAGAAGATTCTATTCCTTTGTATATTGATAAAAAAGCGGAGACGCTGAAAATCCTCCAACGCGTGAGAGATGAAGCTCACCGTTTTGGCGTGAAACATCACAGAACGAGACGAACAAATTCGACCATCAAATCTGAACTGGAACAAATCCCGGGCGTAGGTCCAAAATCCATAGAAATGCTTTTGACAAAACTGAAATCTGTCAAAAGAATCAAAGAAGCGGATATCGTGACCTTGGAGGAAATCCTCGGAAAAGTGAAAGCAAAAGTGGTTTGGGAGTTTTTTAATTCCTAA
- the sbcD gene encoding exonuclease subunit SbcD — protein sequence MKILHTADWHLGKRLENFSRLEEQKLVMNELVEIADAEDVDLVLVAGDLFDNFNPSTEAVELFYRTLKQLSKNGKRPVVAIAGNHDSPDRIDAPNPLAKECGIILIGHPNAEIPIFELEHFKIINTDKGFIELKLNQFDYPIRILHTAYANEIRLKEYLGEDNKEVALSNSLQKTWQNLADTYCDENGINVLMAHLYMMKRGAEKPEEPEGEKPIMIGNADLLYTEIIPSQIQYTALGHLHNFRNIGTLEKPVVYSSSSLCYSFSEAGQKKSVNIIDLKPAENPQTKTVEIKSGKLLFRKTFDNIENTISWLQDNPETLLELTLESDTFLKAEDRKLLYQTHHGIIHLIPKLKYDIVDFIETDKSINLNQDIQDLFKDYFKSKNQNQEPNDELMDIFKELI from the coding sequence ATGAAAATCCTTCACACCGCCGATTGGCATCTCGGAAAACGCCTAGAAAATTTTTCCCGTTTGGAAGAACAAAAACTTGTAATGAACGAGTTGGTGGAGATTGCTGATGCCGAGGATGTGGATTTAGTTCTTGTTGCAGGCGATTTATTTGATAATTTCAATCCGTCGACCGAAGCGGTAGAATTATTTTATAGGACTTTGAAACAACTTTCCAAAAATGGAAAACGTCCGGTTGTTGCCATTGCAGGAAACCACGATTCGCCAGATAGAATTGATGCGCCAAATCCGTTGGCAAAAGAGTGTGGAATCATTTTGATTGGTCATCCTAACGCAGAAATTCCGATTTTCGAACTGGAGCATTTTAAAATTATCAATACCGATAAAGGATTCATCGAACTCAAATTAAATCAATTCGATTATCCGATAAGAATTCTTCACACAGCTTATGCCAACGAAATCCGTTTGAAGGAATATCTTGGAGAAGACAATAAAGAAGTAGCACTCAGCAATTCTTTGCAAAAAACGTGGCAGAATCTAGCTGATACTTATTGCGACGAGAACGGAATCAATGTGCTGATGGCGCATCTTTATATGATGAAAAGAGGTGCTGAAAAACCCGAAGAACCAGAAGGCGAAAAACCAATTATGATTGGAAACGCCGACTTGCTTTACACGGAAATTATTCCATCTCAAATCCAGTACACAGCTTTGGGACATCTCCATAACTTCCGGAATATTGGGACATTGGAGAAGCCTGTTGTTTATTCGTCATCTTCTTTGTGTTATAGTTTTAGTGAAGCTGGGCAGAAAAAATCTGTCAATATCATAGATTTGAAACCTGCAGAAAATCCTCAAACCAAAACCGTCGAAATCAAAAGTGGAAAACTGCTTTTCCGGAAAACCTTTGATAATATTGAAAATACAATTTCCTGGTTGCAAGATAATCCGGAAACTTTGTTAGAATTGACTTTGGAAAGTGACACCTTTCTAAAAGCTGAAGATAGAAAGTTGCTTTATCAAACCCATCACGGCATTATTCATCTCATTCCGAAACTTAAATATGATATCGTCGATTTTATTGAAACGGATAAAAGCATCAATCTGAATCAGGACATTCAGGACTTGTTCAAAGATTACTTCAAATCGAAAAATCAAAATCAGGAACCGAATGACGAACTGATGGATATTTTCAAAGAATTGATTTAA
- a CDS encoding AAA family ATPase — protein MLPIKLTIEGLYSYQTRQTIDFSELTQAGLFGIFGAVGSGKSSILEAVSFALYGETERMNSKDSRAYNMMNLRSNRSFIEFDFQNYENRTFRAVREFRRNAKRFDDVKVYNTCFYEEKNGEWIPLEHTNASEILGLSYENFKRTIIIPQGQFKEFLELGAKDRTQMMKEIFGLHKYDLQDKVSTKVSETKYELAELEGKLGTFEEVSEELINQKNEELNLSKINFGKEKEVHNQLEVNFQKLKNLKTDFDNLKIKEAEFVIKETENEKFQKLEQQLEVFETAERNFQSVLTEKKRLSSEINQNVKTQELTKIEFDALSETLNQLKQNISALENDFNQLENSKQKAVDLLNVSKILDFETQKNLLLERIEKGEKTISDSKQKEIEIQKIIDIESKSISDLKSKKTDTKILMEVENWFQIRKNYQTESSNFQKNILSKSEEIAKQQILLNEFPENWKEEFSSKNLALNEKKLNHQNKKSHLELSQKLAEFAQNIEDGKPCPLCGSLEHPKILVSENVSVSMKTLNAELLDIEELIEEIKTDEKQIEKILELKQLLENQKIELENQKSESDKKLKLHSEQFIWNQFDKENETQFSIQKTEAFVLEQKISSAEKLLDEHRRTLEIQQKETKRFEEAIVDFKNKKISLKTSISDLKQNLKVLDFRDFETANSAEIKIEAENLSIKNSSVENQYKQFQKDLLETTPKVASKETLLAQISKQIEELQKSEKENIEKIESVLAKSSFTNLEEVEAILSQDFDIQTLRKEIQDFKISFNTLKEIINSLKLKLKESNFEESEFVAKENDFLVSQENISQLQKQLTIIEKQLSDLQKSFETKKELILEQNKLLLRKTNLDTLSNLFKGAGFVQYVSSIYLKQLCDNANIRFHRMTRNQLSLQVNDKNEFEIIDYLNEGKTRSVKTLSGGQSFQVSLSLALALAESVQSQAKSERNFFFIDEGFGTQDPESVNLVFETLMNLQKENRIVGIISHVEELKEKIPISLNITKDEETGSKIEMILS, from the coding sequence ATGCTTCCAATAAAACTTACAATAGAAGGACTTTATTCCTATCAAACCAGACAAACGATTGACTTTTCGGAACTGACTCAAGCTGGCTTGTTCGGGATTTTTGGAGCCGTTGGCTCTGGGAAATCCTCAATTTTGGAGGCTGTCAGTTTTGCACTTTATGGTGAAACTGAAAGGATGAACAGCAAGGACAGTCGTGCTTACAATATGATGAATCTCCGTAGCAATCGGTCTTTCATCGAGTTTGATTTTCAGAATTATGAGAACAGAACGTTTCGCGCTGTTCGTGAGTTTCGTAGAAATGCAAAACGTTTTGATGATGTCAAAGTTTACAACACTTGTTTTTACGAAGAAAAAAATGGTGAATGGATTCCACTGGAACATACGAATGCGTCTGAAATTCTGGGTTTGAGTTATGAGAATTTCAAGCGGACGATTATTATTCCGCAAGGTCAGTTCAAGGAATTTCTGGAATTGGGAGCCAAAGACCGAACGCAAATGATGAAGGAAATCTTCGGACTTCACAAATACGATTTGCAGGACAAAGTTTCTACGAAAGTTTCCGAAACCAAATATGAATTGGCGGAACTCGAAGGGAAACTGGGAACTTTTGAGGAAGTTTCAGAAGAGCTTATCAATCAAAAAAATGAAGAACTGAATCTCTCTAAAATTAATTTTGGTAAGGAAAAAGAAGTTCATAATCAACTTGAAGTAAATTTTCAGAAACTCAAAAATCTGAAAACTGATTTTGATAATCTTAAAATAAAAGAAGCCGAATTCGTCATCAAAGAAACAGAAAATGAAAAATTCCAGAAGCTTGAACAGCAATTGGAAGTTTTTGAAACTGCGGAAAGAAACTTCCAATCGGTGTTGACGGAAAAGAAGCGTTTATCTTCTGAAATCAATCAAAATGTTAAGACTCAAGAATTAACAAAGATTGAATTTGATGCTCTTTCTGAAACTTTAAATCAATTAAAACAAAATATTTCGGCATTAGAAAATGATTTCAATCAACTTGAAAACAGCAAACAAAAAGCCGTTGATTTGTTGAATGTTTCCAAGATTTTGGATTTTGAAACTCAGAAAAATCTGTTGTTGGAAAGAATTGAAAAAGGCGAAAAAACCATCTCAGATTCGAAGCAAAAGGAAATTGAGATTCAAAAAATTATAGATATTGAATCCAAATCGATTTCGGATTTGAAGTCTAAGAAAACGGATACTAAAATTCTGATGGAAGTTGAAAACTGGTTTCAAATCAGGAAAAACTACCAAACCGAATCGTCTAATTTTCAAAAAAATATTCTTTCGAAATCTGAGGAAATTGCGAAACAGCAAATCTTATTGAATGAATTTCCCGAAAACTGGAAAGAAGAATTCTCTTCCAAAAATCTTGCTTTGAATGAGAAAAAACTAAATCATCAAAATAAGAAAAGTCATTTGGAATTGTCTCAAAAATTAGCAGAATTTGCTCAGAACATCGAAGACGGAAAGCCTTGTCCGCTTTGTGGCTCACTGGAACATCCGAAGATTTTGGTCTCAGAAAATGTTTCGGTATCAATGAAGACTTTGAATGCTGAACTTCTGGATATTGAAGAATTAATTGAGGAAATTAAAACAGACGAGAAGCAGATTGAGAAAATTCTGGAACTGAAACAGCTTTTGGAAAATCAGAAAATTGAACTGGAAAATCAAAAATCAGAATCTGATAAAAAATTGAAACTACATTCTGAACAATTCATTTGGAATCAATTTGATAAAGAAAATGAAACCCAATTTTCTATCCAGAAAACTGAAGCTTTTGTATTGGAACAGAAAATTTCTTCTGCGGAGAAATTGCTTGATGAACATCGAAGAACATTAGAAATTCAACAAAAAGAAACCAAACGTTTTGAAGAGGCGATTGTTGATTTTAAAAATAAAAAAATCAGTCTGAAAACTTCTATTTCAGATTTAAAGCAAAATTTGAAAGTGCTTGATTTTAGAGATTTTGAAACCGCAAATTCGGCAGAAATCAAAATTGAAGCTGAGAATCTGTCTATCAAAAATAGTTCGGTCGAAAATCAATACAAACAATTTCAAAAGGATTTGTTGGAAACAACGCCGAAAGTTGCTTCTAAGGAAACCTTGCTTGCCCAAATTTCAAAACAAATTGAAGAACTTCAAAAATCTGAAAAAGAAAATATTGAAAAGATTGAATCTGTCTTAGCTAAATCCTCATTCACAAACCTTGAAGAAGTTGAAGCGATTTTATCTCAGGATTTTGATATTCAAACGTTGCGGAAGGAAATTCAGGATTTTAAAATCAGTTTTAATACGCTGAAAGAAATCATTAATTCTTTAAAGTTGAAATTGAAAGAGTCCAATTTCGAAGAATCAGAATTCGTGGCAAAGGAGAATGATTTTTTAGTTTCTCAGGAAAATATTTCTCAATTACAAAAACAGTTGACAATTATCGAAAAACAACTTTCGGATTTGCAGAAAAGCTTTGAAACCAAGAAAGAATTGATTCTCGAGCAAAATAAATTGTTGCTAAGAAAAACAAATCTTGATACACTTTCTAACCTTTTCAAAGGTGCTGGTTTTGTGCAATATGTTTCGTCGATTTACCTGAAACAACTTTGTGATAACGCGAATATCAGATTCCATAGAATGACTAGAAATCAACTCAGTTTGCAAGTCAATGACAAGAATGAATTTGAAATCATTGATTATCTGAACGAGGGAAAAACGCGAAGTGTAAAGACTTTATCAGGCGGACAAAGTTTCCAGGTTTCGTTGAGTTTAGCTTTGGCTTTGGCGGAAAGTGTGCAATCGCAGGCGAAATCGGAGAGGAACTTTTTCTTTATTGATGAAGGTTTTGGAACACAAGACCCGGAATCTGTGAATTTGGTCTTTGAAACATTGATGAATCTTCAGAAAGAAAATCGAATTGTCGGAATTATTTCGCACGTTGAAGAACTGAAAGAGAAAATCCCAATTTCGCTGAATATTACTAAAGATGAAGAAACTGGAAGTAAAATTGAAATGATTCTGAGTTAA
- a CDS encoding lysylphosphatidylglycerol synthase transmembrane domain-containing protein encodes MEEKKPSLLKNILTVLISIAIAGLFLWLALKGLDFDKIKGSLQKANYLWVAFAGFFGVSAYWFRAIRWNLLLEPMGHKISNSNSLWSLSFGYLMNLTIPRSGEVARSTALYGVEKVPVDKSFGTIILERVVDLVCVGIFALLTLVFKYDALLAFYKAATQQKATEKKELNWFEQSLLKIGITDLEKFYFFSKISIGIIIIAVLTYLFIYKKDKLIDFAKGVFEGLKSILTLEQKGKFILYTAGIWICYFFASYLVCFALPETSNFTPADGCFILVVGTLGMIIPASGGIGAFNLAMKFGFTALFISMGKDAVKGGELGLAYSFITLPLQIIIMLVMGLISIPMLAKNRKI; translated from the coding sequence TTGGAAGAAAAGAAGCCATCATTACTCAAAAATATTCTGACAGTTTTAATTTCGATTGCGATTGCAGGATTATTTCTATGGCTTGCACTCAAAGGATTGGACTTTGACAAAATCAAAGGTTCATTACAAAAAGCCAATTACCTTTGGGTTGCGTTTGCAGGATTTTTTGGTGTTTCCGCTTATTGGTTCAGAGCCATCCGATGGAATCTTTTGTTGGAGCCGATGGGTCATAAGATTTCCAATTCCAACTCACTTTGGTCACTTTCTTTCGGTTATTTAATGAATCTTACGATTCCCAGAAGTGGTGAAGTTGCGCGTTCAACTGCACTTTATGGCGTAGAGAAAGTTCCGGTTGACAAGTCTTTTGGAACGATTATTTTGGAACGAGTTGTCGATTTGGTTTGTGTGGGAATCTTCGCATTATTGACTTTGGTTTTCAAATATGATGCGCTTTTGGCTTTCTACAAAGCGGCGACTCAACAAAAAGCTACAGAAAAAAAAGAATTAAATTGGTTTGAGCAATCTTTGCTAAAAATTGGAATTACTGATTTAGAAAAATTTTATTTCTTTTCAAAAATATCTATTGGAATTATTATAATCGCAGTCTTAACCTATTTATTCATATATAAAAAAGATAAATTAATCGATTTTGCAAAAGGGGTTTTTGAAGGTCTAAAATCTATTCTGACTTTAGAACAAAAAGGAAAATTCATCCTTTACACAGCAGGAATCTGGATTTGCTATTTTTTCGCATCTTATCTTGTTTGCTTTGCTTTGCCAGAAACTTCCAATTTCACACCTGCAGACGGCTGTTTCATCTTGGTCGTTGGAACTTTGGGAATGATAATCCCAGCAAGTGGCGGAATCGGCGCTTTTAATCTAGCAATGAAATTTGGATTCACCGCCTTATTCATTTCGATGGGAAAAGACGCCGTAAAAGGCGGAGAATTGGGACTCGCCTACTCTTTCATCACATTGCCCTTGCAAATCATCATTATGCTCGTAATGGGCTTGATTTCGATTCCGATGTTGGCGAAGAATAGGAAGATTTAA